The following DNA comes from Streptomyces pristinaespiralis.
CGGCGGATCCAGGAGCTTTCCGCCTGTTTTCGGCAAGGGGGGAGCGCGGCACGGCGCTCCGGGGAACAGCGCCGTGCCGTGAAGCAGCGGGTTCAGGAAGATCAGTCCAGGACGGCCAGGGCGTCGATCTCGATGAGCAGGCCGGCGGGGAGGCCGACGTAGACGGTCGTACGGGCGGCGGGGGCGACCGTCAGATCCTTGAAGTACTCGTTGTAGATCTCGTTCATCTCGGCGAAGTGCGCCGTGTCCGTGAGGTAGACACGGATCATCATCACGTCGTCCCAGCTCGCGCCGCCCTCCTCGAGGATCGCCTCGACGTTGGCGAAGGTCTGGAGGGTCTGCTCACGCAGGGTGGGGCCGGCGGGGGTGGGGGCCTTGCCCTCCTCGGCCGGCAGGAAGCCGACCTGACCGGCGACCTGGAGGATGTTGCCCTTGCGCACGCCGTGGGAGAACTTGGCGGGCGGCGCGGTGTGGGTGCTCGGGGTGAGGGCGGTCTTCTCGGTCATGGGCGTTCTTCCTGTCGGGGTGCTTGTCCTGAGTACTCCCGGCTGATGGCGTCGGCGGTGCGGCGCACCAGCGGGAGGAGGGTGAGGAGTTCGTCGGCCGTGACGACGACGTTCGGTGCGGACACCGACATGGCGGCGACGACCCGGCCGTCCGCACCGCGGATGGGGGCCCCGATGCAGTTGATGGACTCCTCGTGGCCACCCAGGTCGGTGGCCCAGCCCTGTTCGCGCACGGTCGCCAGTTCCTTGAGGAAGGCGCCGGCGTTCGGGATCGAACGGGACGTGTACATGGGGAAGTCGAGCTTCTCGGCGAGTGCGCGCCGCTCGGCCTCCGGCAGGTCGGCCAGCAGCAGCTTCGCCACGGCCGCGACGGTGATCGCGACGGGCTTGCCGATACGGGAGTACATACGCACCGGGTAGCGGCTCTCGACCTTGTCGATGTAGAGGACCTCGCTCTCCTCGTACACGGCGAGATGGACGGTGTGCCCGATCTGCTCGTTGAGGGCGACGAGATGCGGATGGGCGATCTCGCGTACGTCGAGGTTCTCCACGGCCTCCTGTGCCAGCGCGAACAGGCGGGCGCCGAGGCGGTAGCGCTGGTCCTGCTGGCGGTGGACGAGGCCGTGCTCGTGGAGGGTGCGCAGCAGCCGCAGCGCGGTGGACTTGTGCACGCCGAGGCGGTCGGCGACCTGTCCGAGGTCGGCGGGCCCCTCCGCGAGGAGCGGAAGGATGCTCAACGCGCGGTCGACGGTCTGGCTCATGGTGTACGTACCTCCTGGTCCTCCCCCGTCCACCCGGGGCCGAGGTGCAGTCTCCCCCAGGCCTCGTCGTCCAGGGCGGCCAGCTGGTCGGCGTGACCGGCGGCGGGCGGCGCCGCCAGGTCCCCGGGGACGGTGAGCGCGGCCGCGGCCCACAGGTGCCCGTGCCGCAGCCGCTGCCCGGCCGTGAGCCCGCGCAGCGTGGCGGACAGGAACCCGGCGGCGAAGGCGTCGCCGGCGCCGACGGGGGCGGTGACGGTGACGCGGGGGGCGGGGACGGTGGTCACGGTGTCGGCATCGGTGACGGCGCCCGGGTCGGGGGTGGAGTGCCGTTCCGGGCGGCGGGTGAAGGACACCGCCCCCGCCGCACCACGCTTCACGACCACCACCGACGGCTCCGGCAGTGCCGCGCGGATCGCGTCCGCGCCCCGCACTCCCCACGCCTCCTCCGCCTCGTCCTCCCCGACGAACACGATGTCCGCCCCACGGGCCAGCTCCAGCAGGACGCCCGCGGCGGACGGGTCGCCCCACAGGCCGGGCCGGTGGTTCACGTCGAAGGAGACGAGCGGGCCGCCGTCCCGCCGGGTCGCGAGGTCGCGCATCAGGGCGAGGCAGTCGGGCGAGAGGGCCGCCGTGATGCCGGAGAGGTGCAGCACGCGGCCGGACCGGATCGCCCCGGACGGCACGGTGTGCGGGGACATCGCCGACGCGGCGGAGCCGGCCCGGTAGTAGACGACCTCGTGCGCGTCCGTCGCCCGGTCGGTGGCCGTGCGGAAGTAGACGCCCGTCGGGCGCTCCGGGTCGCGGGCCACCGCCGAGGTGTCCACCCCGTACGCGGCGATCGCCGACACGAGGTGGTCGCCGAAGCCGTCGGCGCCGACCCGGCCCACCCAGCGTGTGCGGTGTCCCGCCGCGGCGAGGGCGCATGCCACATTGGACTCGGCGCCCCCGATGCCGCGGACGAACGACGGCACATCGGCGAGACGCCCTGCCTGCGTGGGCAGGAACGTGACCATGGACTCGCCGAGGCAGACGACGTCCACGGGTCCGTGCACGCTCGCGGTCATGATCGCGTGGGCTCCTCGCTGGGTCGGTCGCCGGGCCCATTGACCCCGCGTCGGCTCGGATGTTAGACAGCCTCAAGCGAAATACGCAATGGGCGTTGCAGATGATGCAACGCGATTGAGGAGGGCTCCCATGGCTGCCGACAACGCCGTCGCACGGCTCGCCGACGAACCGGCCGACCACCGGTTCAAGGCGCTCCCGCCCGACGCCGAAGGGCTCACCGTCGGTGAGCTGGCGGCCTCCCGCCGCAATCTCTTCACGGGCGGCTTCACCACCCCCGTCCTCGCGCTGTCCGCCGAGTCCGTCGAGCACAACCTCGCCCTGCTCGAGACGTACTCGGAGCGCCACGGGCTCGCCTTCGCCCCGCACGGCAAGACCTCCATGTCACCGCAGCTCTTCGCACGCCAACTGGAGCGCGGCGCCTGGGGCATCACGGCGGCCGTCCCCCACCAGGCCCGTGTCTACCGCGCCTTCGGGATCCGGCGGATCTTCCTCGCCAACGAGGTCGTCGACGCTGCCGCCCTGCGCTGGATCGCCGGCGAACTCGACGCCGACCCGGACTTCCGCCTCGTCTGCTACGTCGACTCCGTCCGCGGCGTCGAGCTCATGGACGAGGCCCTGCGGGGCGTCTCGCGCCCGCTCGACGTCGTGGTGGAACTCGGCGCCGGCGACGGGGCCCGCACCGGCGCCCGCACGGAGGCGGACTGCGCCGCGGTCGCCGACGCGGTGGCGGCCACCTCGACGCTGCGCCTGGTCGGCGTGGCCGGTTACGAGGGCGAGGTCCCGAAGGCCGACGGCGACCGGGTACGCGCCTGGCTGCGGCGGCTGGTGGCGATCGCCGCCGACTTCGACGGCTCGGGCCGTTTCGCCGGCACCGACGAGATCGTGATCAGCGCGGGCGGCAGCGCGTGGTTCGACGCGGTCGCCGACGTCTTCGCCGAGATCCCCGCGCTGTCCCGCCCCGTGCTGAAGCTGCTGCGTTCCGGCGCGTACGTCTCGCACGACGACGGCCACTACCGGCACCTCACCCCCTTCAACCGGGTCCCCGAGGAGGGCGCGCTCCAGCCCGCGTTCCGGCTGTGGGCGCAGGTCGTCTCCCGTCCCACCCCCGACCAGGCCTTCGTCAACGCGGGCAAGCGGGACGCCGCGTACGACATCGACCTCCCGAAGGCCCAGGTCGTCCGCGACGCCCGCACCGGCGACATCCGCCCGGCCGACGGCATCACCGTCACCGGCCTCTCCGACCAGCACGGCTGGCTCGCCACGACGGCGGAGGCGGACCTGGAGGTCGGCGACTGGGTGGGGATGGGGTTGTCGCATCCGTGCACGTCGTTCGACAAGTGGCAGCTGATTCCGGTGGTGGAGCGGGACGGCACGGTGACGGACTTCATCCGCACGTTCTTCTGACCCTGCGGGGCGCTTCCCCACCCCGC
Coding sequences within:
- a CDS encoding RidA family protein, which codes for MTEKTALTPSTHTAPPAKFSHGVRKGNILQVAGQVGFLPAEEGKAPTPAGPTLREQTLQTFANVEAILEEGGASWDDVMMIRVYLTDTAHFAEMNEIYNEYFKDLTVAPAARTTVYVGLPAGLLIEIDALAVLD
- a CDS encoding IclR family transcriptional regulator — encoded protein: MSQTVDRALSILPLLAEGPADLGQVADRLGVHKSTALRLLRTLHEHGLVHRQQDQRYRLGARLFALAQEAVENLDVREIAHPHLVALNEQIGHTVHLAVYEESEVLYIDKVESRYPVRMYSRIGKPVAITVAAVAKLLLADLPEAERRALAEKLDFPMYTSRSIPNAGAFLKELATVREQGWATDLGGHEESINCIGAPIRGADGRVVAAMSVSAPNVVVTADELLTLLPLVRRTADAISREYSGQAPRQEERP
- a CDS encoding sugar kinase; this translates as MTASVHGPVDVVCLGESMVTFLPTQAGRLADVPSFVRGIGGAESNVACALAAAGHRTRWVGRVGADGFGDHLVSAIAAYGVDTSAVARDPERPTGVYFRTATDRATDAHEVVYYRAGSAASAMSPHTVPSGAIRSGRVLHLSGITAALSPDCLALMRDLATRRDGGPLVSFDVNHRPGLWGDPSAAGVLLELARGADIVFVGEDEAEEAWGVRGADAIRAALPEPSVVVVKRGAAGAVSFTRRPERHSTPDPGAVTDADTVTTVPAPRVTVTAPVGAGDAFAAGFLSATLRGLTAGQRLRHGHLWAAAALTVPGDLAAPPAAGHADQLAALDDEAWGRLHLGPGWTGEDQEVRTP
- a CDS encoding amino acid deaminase, which gives rise to MAADNAVARLADEPADHRFKALPPDAEGLTVGELAASRRNLFTGGFTTPVLALSAESVEHNLALLETYSERHGLAFAPHGKTSMSPQLFARQLERGAWGITAAVPHQARVYRAFGIRRIFLANEVVDAAALRWIAGELDADPDFRLVCYVDSVRGVELMDEALRGVSRPLDVVVELGAGDGARTGARTEADCAAVADAVAATSTLRLVGVAGYEGEVPKADGDRVRAWLRRLVAIAADFDGSGRFAGTDEIVISAGGSAWFDAVADVFAEIPALSRPVLKLLRSGAYVSHDDGHYRHLTPFNRVPEEGALQPAFRLWAQVVSRPTPDQAFVNAGKRDAAYDIDLPKAQVVRDARTGDIRPADGITVTGLSDQHGWLATTAEADLEVGDWVGMGLSHPCTSFDKWQLIPVVERDGTVTDFIRTFF